A genomic stretch from Kribbella amoyensis includes:
- a CDS encoding uridine kinase yields the protein MMENSEQRAEVLRVVADAVPRSVAGEPVLVAVDGVDGAGKSVFGDQFAEVLRDAGHSVIRASVDDFHRPREHRYCRGRESPSGFWLDSFDYDRLRAELLDPLSPGGSGRYRTAVHEFATDRHLDEPWQSATRGAVLVLDGLFLHRDELRAYWDLSVFLAVPFAVTARRMAERDGTPADPDHPKLRRYVGAQRMYFESSRPLERADVVIDNSHWAEPVIIRRPE from the coding sequence ATGATGGAGAACTCGGAGCAACGCGCCGAAGTACTGCGGGTCGTCGCCGACGCGGTGCCTCGGTCGGTGGCCGGTGAACCGGTACTGGTCGCCGTCGATGGCGTGGACGGCGCCGGCAAGTCCGTCTTCGGGGACCAGTTCGCGGAGGTCCTGCGGGACGCCGGGCACTCGGTGATCCGGGCCTCGGTCGACGACTTCCACCGGCCGCGCGAGCACCGGTACTGCCGGGGCCGGGAGTCGCCGTCCGGCTTCTGGCTCGACTCCTTCGACTACGACCGGCTCCGGGCCGAGCTCCTCGATCCACTCAGCCCGGGTGGATCAGGGCGCTATCGGACCGCGGTCCACGAGTTCGCGACCGATCGGCACCTCGACGAGCCGTGGCAATCGGCCACCAGGGGTGCGGTGCTCGTGCTCGACGGGCTGTTCCTCCATCGCGACGAGCTCCGCGCGTACTGGGACCTGTCGGTGTTCCTCGCAGTACCGTTCGCCGTCACCGCGCGACGGATGGCCGAGCGGGACGGCACTCCCGCAGATCCGGATCACCCGAAGCTGCGGCGGTACGTGGGTGCTCAGCGGATGTACTTCGAGAGTTCGCGTCCGTTGGAGCGGGCGGACGTGGTGATCGACAACAGCCACTGGGCCGAGCCGGTGATCATCCGACGGCCGGAGTGA
- the fahA gene encoding fumarylacetoacetase, whose product MTWIDIPEHSPFGPDTLPLGVFRTGDEEPRVGAAIGDQLIDLAPVASAQMLDGAQWFAEPTLNGFLALGRPAWQATREWLLDLVRNEAQRDAVEPHLIPLSAVTMQLPFEVADYVDFYASEQHASNLGRLFRPDSEPLLPNWKHLPVGYHGRAGTIVASGTEIVRPSGQRKPPDAAAPDFGPSRRLDIEVELGYVVGRPSTLGRPVPVDAFEEHVYGVVLVNDWSARDLQAWEYVPLGPFLGKSFATSISPWVVSLDALRDAAIPLGPQDPPVLPYLAGDRLTVHDITFEVRLNGQLVSTPKYKELYWSPAQMVAHMTVNGATLRTGDLFASGTVSGPGPDERGSFIELSWGGREPLTVNGEQRTFLEDGDEVTITGWAQTSSGQRIGLGEVTGRITPAVG is encoded by the coding sequence GTGACCTGGATCGACATCCCCGAGCATTCCCCGTTCGGCCCGGACACCCTGCCGCTGGGCGTGTTCCGGACCGGCGACGAGGAGCCCCGGGTGGGCGCCGCGATCGGCGACCAGCTGATCGACCTGGCCCCGGTCGCGTCGGCGCAGATGCTCGATGGCGCCCAGTGGTTCGCCGAGCCGACGCTGAACGGCTTCCTCGCGCTCGGCCGGCCGGCCTGGCAGGCGACCCGCGAGTGGCTGCTCGACCTGGTCCGGAACGAGGCCCAGCGGGACGCGGTCGAGCCGCACCTGATCCCGCTGTCCGCGGTGACGATGCAGCTACCGTTCGAGGTCGCCGACTACGTCGACTTCTACGCCTCCGAACAGCACGCGTCGAACCTAGGCCGCCTCTTCCGCCCCGACAGCGAACCACTGCTGCCGAACTGGAAGCACCTCCCGGTCGGGTACCACGGCCGGGCCGGCACGATCGTTGCCAGCGGCACCGAGATCGTCCGCCCGTCCGGCCAGCGCAAACCACCGGACGCCGCCGCCCCCGACTTCGGTCCGTCCCGGCGGCTCGACATCGAGGTCGAGCTCGGGTACGTCGTCGGCCGCCCGTCGACCCTCGGCCGGCCGGTGCCCGTCGACGCGTTCGAGGAGCACGTGTACGGCGTGGTGCTGGTCAACGACTGGTCCGCGCGCGACCTGCAGGCCTGGGAGTACGTGCCACTCGGACCGTTCCTCGGCAAGTCGTTCGCCACCTCGATCTCCCCCTGGGTGGTGTCGCTGGACGCGCTCCGCGACGCCGCGATCCCGCTCGGCCCGCAGGATCCGCCGGTCCTGCCGTACCTGGCCGGCGACCGGCTCACGGTCCACGACATCACCTTCGAGGTCCGGCTGAACGGCCAGCTGGTCAGCACCCCGAAGTACAAGGAACTGTACTGGTCGCCGGCCCAGATGGTCGCGCACATGACCGTCAACGGCGCGACGCTGCGAACCGGCGACCTGTTCGCCTCCGGCACCGTCTCCGGCCCGGGACCGGACGAACGCGGCTCGTTCATCGAGCTGAGCTGGGGCGGCCGCGAGCCCTTGACCGTCAACGGCGAGCAGCGCACGTTCCTCGAGGACGGCGACGAGGTCACGATCACCGGCTGGGCCCAGACCTCGAGCGGACAACGTATCGGCCTCGGCGAGGTGACGGGGCGGATCACTCCGGCCGTCGGATGA
- a CDS encoding endo-alpha-N-acetylgalactosaminidase family protein, whose protein sequence is MTSIRPAALTAALALTGGLLTAGAFAVTPATAASTDDPLVLRSPDLAVTVAADFPRVIGYADTASGQTLGGQSDPISTVTINGVARTAKLKAAPVVDGSRAAYQLAFDALPEVELDASLSVSGRVTTFRIDAVRDTATSRVTTIDIPDHDLVSVDSTQPGATTAFTTLDPDSTRTADKITAITSATPAEPAATGAAYAFVNTNGLAAGIESNSVYDKPSGQSVDDGARFWHRARKAADGTTRVGVWSGQWTYRGDTSTYTEPLPWAKVVVTPDANDDKTVDWQDGALAFRAIMTEPKGGDLVKDRVITHIPFNFASQATHPFLRTLDDVKRISLATDGLGQLALLKGYGSEGHDSAHPDYGGNYNTRAGGLTDLNALLSKGKAWNAAFGVHVNATESYPEANAFSEDLVDKSSKGWNWLNQSYYIKQRPDLATGNIVKRFQQLRDETDGNLQQLYIDVYYQSGWLADGLTRQLANQGWQIATEWADRHERTSLWSHWANDLDYGGATNKGLNSQIIRFVRNHEKDVWNADPILGQSSLVEFEGWTGETDWNAFYANVWQHNLPTKFLQQQKITDWNTGEIRFTGDVRGAVENGKRAVYVGSAKVLDGDKYLLPWQGKKLYHYNPAGGTTTWKVPAPLTGASKFSVYKLTDTGRVKVTTAQVRNGSVTVDAVAGQPYVLYPDAAPQLPAAQWGDGTHLKDPGFNAGNLTAWNPKGNPAIDRLENGQHVASLGTAQSSLEQRITGLTKGRTYSASAWIEVEPGKSRPTTLTIDGAKVTVTLSTAQNRVAADDKNGMYYQRAKVLFTAKGTAATLTIGAPAGPAKVRIDDVRVVETQRPAAGLVEDFEHVDQGWGPFVKGDAGGTTDPRTSLARKHAPYTQAGWNGKLVDDVLAGDWSLKSHEENAGLVYRTVPSTVNFQPGHKYKVSFDYENGRAGQYTWVHGVDRPQSVEVNATPIGVQQTKATFSQEFVAGCGGDYWVGLRKLSGGGDQADFVLDNFAVTDLGATSEPADCTALSVAGPGLTGMVSGEANTVTAKFTNNDTVAVKDITLGLQVPTGWTVEATTPATHASVAAGTSVTTDFAVTPPAGTPDGRYVLTATGGRSTITAEATVLPPGIVPQSRIKVADVSSEDTATGGAATAALDGNPSTLWHSAWSQVPTPATFPHHVTLDLGTTYVVDGFSYLARPTGTNGMFKGYEIYVSADGQDWGTPVKVGEFPNSRDVQRVDFTAKSGRYVKFVGTSSLNGAVFGSAAELNVYGTR, encoded by the coding sequence GTGACGTCCATCCGCCCAGCGGCGCTCACCGCCGCCCTCGCGCTCACCGGAGGCCTGCTCACCGCGGGCGCGTTCGCCGTGACCCCGGCGACCGCAGCCTCCACCGACGATCCCCTCGTCCTCCGCTCACCAGACCTCGCGGTCACCGTGGCCGCCGACTTCCCACGCGTGATCGGGTACGCCGACACCGCGTCCGGGCAGACCCTCGGCGGCCAGAGCGACCCGATCTCCACGGTCACGATCAACGGCGTCGCCCGCACCGCGAAGCTCAAGGCGGCGCCGGTCGTCGACGGCAGCCGCGCCGCGTACCAGCTTGCGTTCGACGCGCTGCCCGAGGTCGAGCTCGACGCCAGCCTGTCGGTCAGCGGCCGGGTCACCACGTTCCGGATCGACGCGGTCCGCGACACCGCGACCAGCCGGGTGACCACGATCGACATCCCCGACCACGACCTGGTCTCGGTCGACTCCACCCAGCCCGGCGCGACCACCGCCTTCACCACGCTGGATCCGGACTCCACCCGGACCGCGGACAAGATCACCGCGATCACCTCGGCGACACCGGCCGAGCCGGCGGCCACCGGCGCGGCGTACGCGTTCGTGAACACCAACGGCCTCGCCGCGGGGATCGAGTCGAACTCCGTGTACGACAAGCCGTCCGGGCAGTCCGTGGACGACGGTGCGCGCTTCTGGCACCGGGCTCGCAAGGCGGCCGACGGGACCACCCGGGTCGGCGTCTGGAGCGGCCAGTGGACCTATCGCGGCGACACCTCCACGTACACCGAGCCGTTGCCCTGGGCCAAGGTCGTGGTGACGCCGGACGCGAACGACGACAAGACCGTCGACTGGCAGGACGGCGCGCTCGCGTTCCGCGCGATCATGACCGAGCCGAAGGGCGGTGACCTGGTCAAGGACCGGGTGATCACGCACATCCCGTTCAACTTCGCCAGCCAGGCGACGCACCCGTTCCTGCGCACGCTGGACGACGTCAAGCGGATCTCGCTCGCCACCGACGGACTCGGCCAGCTCGCGCTGCTCAAGGGGTACGGCTCCGAGGGCCACGACTCGGCGCACCCGGACTACGGCGGCAACTACAACACCCGCGCCGGCGGCCTGACCGACCTGAACGCCCTGCTCAGCAAGGGCAAGGCGTGGAACGCGGCGTTCGGCGTGCACGTCAACGCGACCGAGTCGTACCCGGAGGCGAACGCGTTCAGCGAGGACCTGGTCGACAAGTCCAGCAAGGGCTGGAACTGGCTGAACCAGAGCTACTACATCAAGCAGCGCCCGGACCTTGCCACCGGCAACATCGTCAAGCGGTTCCAGCAGCTCCGGGACGAGACCGACGGCAACTTGCAGCAGCTCTACATCGACGTCTACTACCAGTCCGGCTGGCTCGCCGACGGCCTGACCCGGCAACTGGCGAACCAGGGCTGGCAGATCGCCACCGAGTGGGCCGACCGGCACGAGCGCACCTCGCTGTGGTCGCACTGGGCCAACGACCTCGACTACGGCGGCGCCACCAACAAGGGCCTGAACTCGCAGATCATCCGGTTCGTCCGCAACCACGAGAAGGACGTCTGGAACGCCGACCCGATCCTCGGTCAGAGCTCGCTGGTCGAGTTCGAGGGCTGGACCGGTGAGACCGACTGGAACGCGTTCTACGCCAACGTCTGGCAGCACAACCTGCCGACCAAGTTCCTCCAGCAGCAGAAGATCACCGACTGGAACACCGGCGAGATCCGCTTCACCGGTGACGTCCGCGGCGCCGTCGAGAACGGCAAGCGCGCGGTGTACGTCGGCTCCGCGAAGGTGCTCGACGGCGACAAGTACCTGCTCCCGTGGCAGGGCAAGAAGCTGTACCACTACAACCCCGCCGGCGGGACGACCACCTGGAAAGTCCCAGCACCCTTGACCGGGGCGAGCAAGTTCTCCGTCTACAAGCTCACCGACACCGGCCGGGTCAAGGTGACCACCGCTCAGGTCCGCAACGGCTCCGTCACCGTCGACGCGGTCGCCGGCCAGCCGTACGTCCTGTACCCCGACGCCGCGCCGCAACTGCCGGCCGCGCAGTGGGGCGACGGCACGCACCTGAAGGACCCCGGCTTCAACGCGGGCAACCTGACGGCCTGGAATCCGAAGGGCAACCCGGCCATCGACCGGCTGGAGAACGGCCAGCACGTCGCGTCCCTCGGGACCGCGCAGAGCTCGCTGGAGCAGCGCATCACCGGCCTCACCAAGGGCCGGACGTACAGCGCGTCGGCGTGGATCGAGGTCGAGCCCGGCAAGTCCCGCCCGACCACGCTCACCATCGACGGCGCGAAGGTCACCGTCACCCTGTCGACCGCCCAGAACCGGGTCGCCGCGGACGACAAGAACGGGATGTACTACCAGCGCGCGAAGGTACTCTTCACCGCCAAGGGAACCGCGGCCACCCTCACCATCGGCGCACCGGCCGGCCCCGCGAAGGTACGGATCGACGACGTCCGCGTGGTCGAGACGCAGCGCCCGGCGGCCGGATTGGTCGAGGACTTCGAGCACGTCGACCAGGGCTGGGGCCCGTTCGTCAAGGGCGACGCTGGTGGCACCACCGACCCGCGGACCAGCCTGGCCCGCAAGCACGCGCCGTACACGCAGGCCGGCTGGAACGGCAAGCTGGTCGACGACGTACTGGCCGGTGACTGGTCGCTGAAGTCGCACGAGGAGAACGCCGGCCTGGTCTACCGGACCGTGCCGTCCACGGTGAACTTCCAGCCGGGCCACAAGTACAAGGTCAGCTTCGACTACGAGAACGGCCGGGCCGGCCAGTACACCTGGGTGCACGGCGTCGACCGGCCGCAGTCGGTCGAGGTGAACGCGACCCCGATCGGCGTGCAGCAGACGAAGGCGACCTTCAGCCAGGAGTTCGTGGCCGGCTGTGGCGGCGACTACTGGGTCGGGCTGCGCAAGCTCAGCGGCGGCGGCGACCAGGCCGACTTCGTGCTCGACAACTTCGCCGTGACCGACCTCGGCGCGACCAGCGAACCGGCCGACTGTACGGCGCTGAGCGTGGCGGGCCCGGGGCTCACCGGGATGGTGTCCGGCGAGGCGAACACGGTGACGGCCAAGTTCACCAACAACGACACGGTGGCGGTGAAGGACATCACCCTGGGTCTGCAGGTGCCGACCGGCTGGACCGTCGAGGCAACCACACCCGCCACCCACGCATCGGTGGCCGCGGGCACCAGTGTGACCACGGACTTCGCGGTGACCCCGCCGGCCGGGACACCGGACGGCCGGTACGTGCTCACGGCAACGGGTGGCCGTTCGACGATCACCGCGGAGGCGACCGTGCTCCCGCCGGGAATCGTGCCGCAGTCGCGGATCAAGGTGGCCGACGTGAGCAGCGAGGACACCGCGACCGGCGGTGCGGCGACGGCGGCGCTGGACGGCAACCCCAGCACGCTGTGGCACTCGGCCTGGTCGCAGGTACCGACCCCGGCGACCTTCCCGCACCACGTCACGCTGGACCTCGGCACGACGTACGTGGTCGACGGGTTCAGCTACCTGGCCCGTCCGACCGGGACCAACGGGATGTTCAAGGGGTACGAGATCTACGTCAGCGCCGACGGCCAGGACTGGGGCACCCCGGTCAAGGTAGGTGAGTTCCCGAACTCCCGGGACGTCCAGCGGGTCGACTTCACCGCCAAGTCCGGGCGGTACGTGAAGTTCGTCGGGACGAGTTCGCTCAACGGTGCCGTCTTCGGCTCCGCGGCGGAGCTGAACGTGTACGGCACCAGGTAG
- a CDS encoding homogentisate 1,2-dioxygenase — MAYYRQVGQVPPKRHTQFRKPDGGRYYEELMGEEGFSSDSSLLYHVGVPSAIVDSRVWELPDLATTPNHPITPRHLKLHDLFKEGTGYNPVEDRRLVLGNGDVRISYVVAADVSPYYRNAIGDECVYVEKGSATVETVFGVLTASEGDYVIIPRATTHRWIPGPDGVHAYCIEANSHIAPPKRYLSRYGQFLEHSPYCERDLHTPGEPLVVEGNDVEVLVKHRGSGPSGIVGTRMTYATHPFDVVGWDGCLYPYTFNVNDFEPITGRIHQPPPVHQVFEGNNFVVCNFVPRKVDYHPLSVPVPYYHSNVDSDEVMFYCGGDYEARKGSGIGLGSISLHPGGYAHGPQPSAIEASLGAERFEELAVMVDTFRPLELGEAGRAVDDGVYAWTWAGRRLGD; from the coding sequence ATGGCGTACTACCGGCAGGTCGGCCAGGTGCCCCCGAAGCGGCACACCCAGTTTCGGAAGCCGGACGGGGGGCGCTACTACGAGGAACTGATGGGCGAGGAGGGGTTCAGCTCCGACTCGTCGCTGCTGTACCACGTCGGCGTGCCGTCGGCGATCGTGGACTCGCGGGTGTGGGAACTGCCGGACCTCGCCACTACGCCGAACCACCCGATCACGCCCCGGCATCTCAAGCTGCACGACCTGTTCAAGGAGGGGACCGGCTACAACCCGGTCGAGGATCGCCGGCTGGTCCTGGGCAACGGCGACGTCCGGATCTCGTACGTGGTGGCCGCGGACGTCTCGCCGTACTACCGGAACGCGATCGGCGACGAGTGTGTGTACGTGGAGAAGGGGTCCGCGACCGTCGAGACCGTGTTCGGTGTGCTCACGGCGTCGGAGGGTGACTACGTGATCATCCCGCGGGCCACGACGCACCGGTGGATCCCGGGGCCCGATGGCGTCCACGCGTACTGCATCGAGGCGAACAGCCACATCGCGCCGCCGAAGCGGTACCTGTCGAGGTACGGCCAGTTCCTGGAGCACTCGCCGTACTGCGAGCGTGACCTGCACACGCCGGGGGAGCCGCTTGTTGTCGAGGGCAACGACGTGGAGGTGCTGGTCAAGCACCGGGGCAGCGGGCCGAGCGGGATCGTGGGGACGCGGATGACGTACGCGACGCATCCGTTCGACGTGGTCGGCTGGGACGGGTGCCTGTACCCGTACACGTTCAACGTGAACGACTTCGAGCCGATCACCGGCCGGATCCACCAACCGCCGCCGGTGCACCAGGTCTTCGAGGGGAACAACTTCGTCGTCTGCAACTTCGTGCCGCGCAAGGTCGACTATCACCCGTTGTCGGTGCCGGTGCCGTACTACCACTCGAACGTGGACTCCGACGAGGTGATGTTCTACTGCGGCGGCGACTACGAGGCGCGCAAGGGATCCGGGATCGGGCTCGGGTCGATCTCGCTGCATCCCGGCGGGTACGCGCACGGCCCGCAGCCGTCGGCGATCGAGGCGTCGCTGGGCGCGGAACGGTTCGAGGAGCTGGCCGTCATGGTCGACACCTTCCGCCCGCTCGAACTCGGCGAGGCCGGCCGTGCTGTGGACGACGGTGTGTACGCGTGGACGTGGGCGGGGCGGCGTCTGGGGGACTGA